In Coccidioides posadasii str. Silveira chromosome 4, complete sequence, one genomic interval encodes:
- a CDS encoding uncharacterized protein (SECRETED:SignalP(1-21)~EggNog:ENOG410Q545), with amino-acid sequence MRLPQSLVFLAIGSSIPLTSASPHAYELAPADRQPALPSFAPNQLPTPGSSLSLSRPSATNSPVLDEREIVNAPPVAQPTKHSQMSPVMTVNIGGKPVLYTQKFSDVPDQWPQPKQGTIGLGSLKGTIGQTKTIGKRSPVETTTLNAKQFRCRTPECAKALSEDAVILG; translated from the coding sequence ATGCGGCTTCCACAATCCCTCGTTTTCCTTGCCATTGGGAGCTCTATCCCCCTTACAAGCGCATCCCCGCATGCATACGAACTGGCCCCGGCCGACCGACAGCCAGCACTTCCGTCCTTTGCCCCAAACCAACTCCCGACCCCTGGTTCCTCCCTCTCGCTCTCCCGACCTTCCGCAACCAATTCACCCGTCCTAGACGAGCGAGAAATCGTCAATGCACCTCCCGTCGCTCAGCCTACAAAACACTCACAAATGTCCCCTGTGATGACGGTCAACATCGGTGGGAAACCGGTCCTGTACACACAGAAGTTCTCCGATGTGCCAGACCAGTGGCCGCAGCCGAAGCAAGGGACGATTGGACTAGGGTCCTTGAAGGGAACGATTGGTCAGACGAAGACAATTGGGAAGCGATCTCCGGTGGAAACTACGACGCTAAACGCAAAACAATTCAGATGTAGGACGCCGGAGTGTGCGAAGGCACTATCCGAAGACGCAGTCATCCTCGGCTGA